A genomic region of Candidatus Pseudomonas phytovorans contains the following coding sequences:
- a CDS encoding 3-oxoacid CoA-transferase subunit A: MINKTYESIASAVEGITDGSTIMVGGFGTAGMPSELIDGLIATGARDLTIISNNAGNGEIGLAALLMAGSVRKVVCSFPRQSDSYVFDELYRAGKIELEVVPQGNLAERIRAAGSGIGAFFSPTGYGTLLAEGKETREIDGRMYVLEMPLHADFALIKAHKGDRWGNLTYRKAARNFGPIMAMAAKTAIAQVDQVVELGELDPEHIITPGIFVQRVVAVTGAAASSIAKAV, encoded by the coding sequence TTGATCAATAAAACGTACGAGTCCATCGCCAGCGCGGTGGAAGGGATCACCGACGGTTCGACCATCATGGTCGGTGGCTTCGGCACTGCCGGCATGCCGTCCGAGCTGATCGATGGCCTGATCGCAACCGGTGCCCGCGACCTGACCATTATCAGCAACAATGCCGGCAACGGCGAAATCGGCCTGGCCGCCCTGCTCATGGCCGGCAGCGTGCGCAAGGTGGTCTGCTCGTTCCCGCGCCAGTCCGACTCCTACGTGTTCGACGAACTGTACCGCGCCGGCAAGATCGAGCTGGAAGTCGTACCGCAAGGCAACCTGGCCGAGCGTATCCGCGCAGCGGGTTCGGGCATCGGTGCGTTCTTTTCGCCAACCGGCTACGGCACCCTGCTGGCCGAAGGCAAGGAAACCCGTGAAATTGACGGCCGCATGTACGTGCTGGAAATGCCGCTGCACGCCGACTTCGCACTGATCAAGGCGCACAAGGGTGACCGTTGGGGCAACCTGACCTACCGCAAGGCCGCCCGCAACTTCGGCCCGATCATGGCCATGGCCGCCAAGACCGCCATCGCCCAGGTCGACCAGGTTGTCGAACTCGGTGAACTGGACCCGGAACACATCATCACCCCGGGTATCTTCGTCCAGCGCGTGGTCGCCGTTACCGGCGCTGCCGCTTCTTCGATCGCCAAAGCTGTCTGA
- a CDS encoding 3-oxoacid CoA-transferase subunit B, with protein sequence MTITKKLSRTEMAQRVAADIQEGAYVNLGIGAPTLVANYLGDKEVFLHSENGLLGMGPSPAPGEEDDDLINAGKQHVTLLTGGAFFHHADSFSMMRGGHLDIAVLGAFQVSVKGDLANWHTGAEGSIPAVGGAMDLATGARQVFVMMDHLTKTGESKLVPECTYPLTGIACVSRIYTDLAVLEVTPEGLKVVEICADIDFEELQKLSGVPLIK encoded by the coding sequence ATGACCATCACCAAAAAGCTCTCCCGTACCGAGATGGCCCAGCGCGTGGCCGCAGACATCCAGGAAGGCGCCTACGTAAACCTGGGCATCGGCGCACCGACCCTGGTGGCCAACTACCTGGGCGACAAGGAAGTGTTCCTGCACAGCGAAAACGGCCTGCTGGGCATGGGCCCAAGCCCGGCGCCGGGCGAGGAAGACGATGACCTGATCAACGCCGGCAAGCAGCACGTCACCCTGCTGACCGGTGGTGCCTTCTTCCACCATGCCGACTCGTTCTCGATGATGCGTGGCGGCCACCTGGACATCGCCGTACTGGGCGCCTTCCAGGTATCGGTCAAGGGTGACCTGGCCAACTGGCACACCGGCGCCGAAGGTTCGATCCCGGCCGTAGGCGGCGCGATGGACCTGGCCACCGGCGCCCGCCAGGTGTTCGTGATGATGGACCACCTGACCAAGACCGGTGAAAGCAAGCTGGTGCCCGAGTGCACCTACCCGCTGACTGGCATCGCTTGCGTCAGCCGCATCTACACCGATCTGGCGGTGCTGGAAGTGACGCCTGAAGGGTTGAAAGTGGTCGAGATCTGCGCGGATATCGACTTTGAGGAGTTGCAGAAGCTCAGTGGTGTGCCGCTGATCAAGTGA
- a CDS encoding LysR substrate-binding domain-containing protein: protein MPESTNPNRAIYDLDMLRTVVMVADCGSFTTAAARLHSTQSTVSQKVRRLEEMIGQQLLDRSNREVHPTDAGETLLGYARHLLAVSSQLTEAMSGGVTVTVRIGLPDDFVAGKTMQALAAFNRRNPTVKLEITGGLSRDLMGTYDRGELDLVLIKQRRNSREANACQPERIEWIDSAQYPCFAQDPIALVTFPPRGLYRDDMISAVEAMGRSWRIAFTSSSLAGIQEAVANGLGVSLLPSRVVAAGHRVLGAEEGFKPIRVFEAAIFHRPTADPMVMELAEILIGILRADAQ from the coding sequence ATGCCCGAATCCACCAACCCCAACCGAGCCATCTACGACCTGGACATGCTCCGCACCGTGGTCATGGTGGCCGACTGCGGCAGCTTCACCACCGCCGCTGCACGCCTGCATTCCACCCAGTCCACGGTCAGCCAGAAGGTGCGCAGGCTGGAGGAAATGATCGGCCAGCAGTTGCTCGACCGCAGCAACCGCGAGGTGCACCCGACCGATGCCGGTGAAACCCTGTTGGGTTACGCACGTCACCTGCTGGCGGTGAGCAGCCAACTGACCGAGGCCATGTCTGGCGGGGTGACGGTGACCGTACGCATCGGCTTGCCGGACGATTTTGTGGCGGGCAAGACGATGCAGGCGTTGGCGGCGTTCAACCGGCGCAACCCGACGGTAAAGCTGGAGATTACCGGTGGGTTGAGCCGCGATTTGATGGGTACCTACGACCGTGGCGAGCTGGACCTGGTATTGATCAAGCAGCGCCGGAACAGCCGCGAGGCGAATGCCTGCCAGCCAGAGCGTATCGAGTGGATCGACAGTGCGCAGTACCCGTGTTTCGCCCAGGACCCCATTGCGCTGGTTACCTTTCCGCCACGCGGGTTGTACCGGGATGACATGATCAGCGCGGTCGAGGCGATGGGGCGCAGCTGGCGGATTGCATTTACCAGTTCAAGCCTGGCAGGGATCCAGGAGGCGGTGGCCAATGGGTTGGGTGTCAGCCTGCTGCCGTCGCGGGTGGTGGCGGCAGGGCATCGGGTGCTGGGAGCGGAGGAGGGGTTCAAACCGATCAGGGTGTTTGAGGCGGCGATTTTCCATCGGCCTACGGCAGACCCGATGGTCATG